From Cucumis melo cultivar AY chromosome 1, USDA_Cmelo_AY_1.0, whole genome shotgun sequence, a single genomic window includes:
- the LOC103499969 gene encoding uncharacterized protein LOC103499969 yields MEKGRGSYEENRDRHIVQSNGVNRTMKMNGTSSSEDLWSISLCSGVGYIEHPVSKFDTLAGIAIKYGVEVSDIKKMNALVTDQQMFALKSLQIPTPGKHPSPLLSEDLDISRKSNCEQDSTRLTSFNLLDSFQSLRIKSSTLKTPKQPHQAIVPGICELTSYGKGEFDHLGSHPKLASSHNPHGRRHRKSRSFANGFSLENIEFTDIVTAPNGATDSIKGGEKLCRRRQKSMADFSTATESISNKTYATNNGECLSMTKRSLDLRLKGALGRTNAASNGVTELSKLTPNLTDDVGGNSSFMSNRILGGRRSSSTCNLQEADKGNSSSSSMWSTSSWSLKTDLQAFSSAMVTKSIFEGLPRSGSTRYKASRD; encoded by the exons ATGGAAAAGGGAAGAGGAAGTTACGAGGAGAATCGTGATCGGCATATTGTTCAGAGCAACGGTGTAAATCGAACGATGAAGATGAATGGAACGAGCTCTTCTGAAGATTTGTGGTCGATTTCATTGTGTTCTGGCGTTGGCTACATCGAGCACCCTGTTTCAAAGTTCGATACTCTTGCCGGAATTGCTATCAAGTACGGCGTCGAG GTCTCGGACatcaagaaaatgaatgcaCTGGTTACGGACCAACAAATGTTTGCTCTTAAATCTCTACAGATTCCAACTCCTGGAAAGCACCCTTCTCCACTCTTATCTGAAGATCTTGACATTTCCAG GAAGAGTAATTGTGAGCAAGATTCAACTCGGCTCACATCCTTTAATCTCTTGGACTCATTCCAATCACTGAGAATCAAATCCTCCACTCTCAAAACTCCCAAACAACCCCATCAAGCAATCGTACCAGGAATCTGTGAATTGACATCCTATGGCAAAGGTGAATTCGACCATTTAGGATCTCATCCTAAGCTAGCATCCTCCCATAATCCCCATGGAAGACGCCATCGAAAATCAAGAAGCTTTGCAAATGGTTTTTCTCTCGAAAACATTGAATTCACCGACATCGTTACAGCCCCAAATGGAGCAACTGACTCCATCAAAGGGGGTGAAAAGCTCTGCAGGAGACGTCAGAAATCAATGGCAGACTTCTCGACTGCAACTGAAAGCATCTCTAACAAGACATACGCCACCAACAATGGTGAATGTTTGTCAATGACAAAAAGAAGCTTAGATCTGAGACTGAAAGGAGCTCTTGGTAGAACAAATGCTGCATCAAATGGAGTTACTGAATTGAGTAAATTGACACCAAATTTAACTGATGATGTGGGAGGAAATTCTTCGTTTATGAGTAATCGAATTCTTGGTGGAAGAAGATCATCAAGTACATGTAATTTACAGGAAGCTGACAAAGGAaattcttcatcatcatctatGTGGTCAACTTCTTCTTGGAGTTTGAAAACAGATCTTCAAGCATTTTCATCTGCAATGGTTACTAAGTCTATATTTGAAGGTTTGCCAAGGTCGGGATCAACAAGGTATAAAGCTTCAAGGGATTGA
- the LOC103499967 gene encoding 60S ribosomal protein L44, with product MVNVPKTKKTYCKSKECRKHTLHKVTQYKKGKDSLAAQGKRRYDRKQSGYGGQTKPVFHKKAKTTKKIVLRLQCQGCKHVSQHPIKRCKHFEIGGDKKGKGTSLF from the exons ATG GTGAACGTTCCCAAGACAAAGAAGACTTACTGCAAGAGCAAGGAATGTAGAAAGCATACCTTGCACAAGGTTACCCAATACAAAAAGGGTAAGGACAGTCTTGCTGCTCAAGGAAAGCGTCGTTATGATCGTAAACAATCAGGATATGGTGGACAAACCAAGCCTGTCTTTCACAAGAAG GCTAAAACTACAAAGAAGATTGTGCTAAGGTTGCAATGCCAGGGTTGCAAGCATGTCTCGCAGCATCCCATTAAG AGATGCAAGCATTTTGAGATTGGTGGAGacaagaagggaaagggaacttCTCTGTTTTAG
- the LOC103499966 gene encoding uncharacterized protein At5g23160: MAKSSNSKSKPHFFLCCFGFSDKLRRFKPPKSPAGHRKRPFSWFRNSKPPTPVHSSFPSHTNPSVTNSDRLSSVSIAPTATSKSSNEDLAVAVPVATKRTGQEVIIGPHEVKNDIVAEKTIHESCEHSNLPNKFIDQSQSRFSLTKKLESFRLVRFTQTASPKKNPKSTNLQRPTISHSLSFPPPKPAPLNKVSEPSRSKQFGSMSANRKSSQRYRSAVAMSVLMMTLAMMVLWGRICAILCTATWIFVVTSLRSIVEEYDRIDFVESDSYSEGFKKKLVVLKGFMCRNHK; the protein is encoded by the exons ATGGCCAAATCCTCAAATTCCAAATCCAAACCTCACTTTTTCCTCTGCTGTTTTGGATTTTCCGACAAGCTTCGCCGCTTTAAGCCCCCCAAGTCCCCCGCCGGTCACCGTAAACGTCCGTTTTCTTGGTTTAGGAACTCAAAGCCGCCTACGCCCGTTCATTCCTCTTTTCCTTCCCATACGAACCCGTCCGTTACTAATTCCGACCGGCTCTCCTCGGTTTCTATTGCTCCGACCGCCACTAGTAAGTCGTCGAATGAAGATTTAGCCGTCGCTGTGCCGGTGGCGACAAAACGAACCGGCCAGGAGGTGATCATCGGCCCTCACGAG gtGAAAAATGACATTGTTGCAGAAAAAACCATCCATGAGAGTTGTGAACATTCAAACTTGCCAAACAAATTCATTGATCAAAGTCAATCAAGGTTCTCATTAACCAAAAAACTCGAGTCCTTTAGATTAGTCCGATTCACTCAAACCGCCTCACCAAAAAAGAATCCGAAATCGACCAACCTACAAAGACCCACCATATCACACTCTTTATCATTTCCGCCACCGAAACCAGCCCCATTAAACAAAGTTAGCGAACCATCAAGAAGCAAACAGTTTGGTTCAATGTCAGCAAACAGAAAATCGAGTCAACGGTATCGATCGGCAGTGGCGATGTCGGTTTTGATGATGACATTGGCAATGATGGTACTTTGGGGAAGAATTTGTGCGATATTGTGTACGGCAacttggatttttgttgtaacgAGTTTGAGGTCAATCGTTGAAGAATATGATAGAATTGATTTTGTTGAATCTGATTCATATTCTGAAGGGTTTAAGAAGAAATTAGTGGTTTTAAAAGGGTTTATGTGTAGAAATCATAAATAG
- the LOC103499965 gene encoding cytochrome P450 86B1-like codes for MLFAALYCMTIQLILHFFTTKTSSMFSHAFPFLHHKPIMDSGNLSSSSSSSLPPSISVRHFGLQSLLDVQILEISFALFVFLVIHVVRQKRRHGLPIWPIVGMLPALITATRGNLYEWITDLLCRHKGTFQFRGPWLTSLNCVVTADPRNLEHLLKTKFSSYPKGSFFRDTVRDLLGDGIFGADDETWQRQRKVASIEFHSARFRQMTVESLVELAHSRLEAVLEDFAGKSTTVDLQDVLLRLTFDNVCMIAFGVDPGCLRGGLPEIPFAKAFEDATEVTVMRFITPTFIWKAMRYLNIGIEKKLKQSIKAVDEFAENVIQTRKRELSTPAESQADNKRSDLLTVFMKLRDEQGRPFSDKFLRDICVNFILAGRDTSSVALSWFFWLLDQNPDVEDKILAEICRIVGEREEAKTRELRFDSLVFKPEEIKKMEYLHAAISEALRLYPSVPFDHKEVVEDDTFPDGTILKKGMKIIYAIYAMGRMEAIWGKDCREFKPERWMRDGRFMSESVYRFTAFNGGPRLCLGKDFAYYQMKYVAASIISRYRVAVVAGHPVEPKLSLTFYMKKGLKVNLIKREEGQIRKYMKLN; via the exons ATGCTTTTTGCTGCCTTATATTGCATGACTATTCAACTTATTCTCCACTTTTTCACAACAAAAACTTCCTCCATGTTTTCCCATGCATTTCCATTCCTTCATCACAAACCCATCATGGATTCTGGAAACCTCTCCTCCTCCTCTTCCTCCTCCTTGCCCCCTTCGATTTCCGTCCGACACTTTGGGCTCCAATCGCTCCTCGATGTCCAAATCTTAGAGATCTCTTTTGCCCTTTTTGTGTTCTTGGTTATTCATGTTGTTAGACAGAAGAGACGACATGGCTTGCCTATATGGCCAATCGTCGGAATGTTACCAGCTTTGATTACGGCAACACGTGGGAATCTCTACGAGTGGATTACCGACCTCTTGTGTCGTCACAAGGGCACATTTCAATTTCGAGGTCCGTGGCTTACTAGTCTCAATTGCGTCGTCACTGCTGATCCTCGAAACTTAGAACACCTTCTCAAGACAAAATTTTCTTCCTACCCAAAAGGGTCGTTCTTCCGCGACACCGTGAGAGACTTACTTGGTGATGGAATATTCGGGGCTGACGACGAGACATGGCAACGACAGAGGAAGGTGGCGAGCATTGAGTTTCACTCGGCAAGGTTTCGACAAATGACGGTGGAGTCGTTGGTGGAGCTTGCGCACTCGAGGCTGGAAGCAGTGTTGGAGGATTTTGCGGGGAAGTCGACAACGGTGGACTTGCAAGATGTTCTTTTGAGGTTGACGTTTGACAATGTGTGTATGATTGCCTTTGGGGTGGATCCCGGTTGCTTGCGCGGAGGCTTGCCGGAGATTCCATTTGCTAAGGCCTTTGAGGATGCAACTGAAGTCACTGTTATGCGCTTCATCACACCTACATTCATATGGAAAGCCATGag GTACCTGAACATAGGAATTGAGAAGAAGTTGAAGCAATCGATCAAAGCCGTCGACGAATTTGCGGAGAACGTGATTCAAACACGGAAGAGAGAACTCTCTACGCCGGCGGAATCTCAAGCCGACAACAAAAGATCCGACCTATTAACTGTATTCATGAAGCTGAGAGACGAGCAAGGGCGCCCATTCTCTGATAAGTTTCTCAGAGATATTTGCGTCAATTTCATACTCGCCGGAAGAGACACGTCTTCCGTAGCATTGAGTTGGTTCTTCTGGTTGCTCGATCAAAATCCCGATGTAGAAGATAAAATTCTAGCAGAAATTTGCAGAATTGTCGGCGAACGAGAAGAGGCCAAAACCAGAGAGCTTCGATTCGATTCATTAGtgttcaaaccagaagagataaaaaaaatggagTATTTGCACGCCGCCATTTCCGAAGCCCTAAGATTGTATCCATCAGTTCCATTCGATCACAAAGAG GTTGTGGAGGACGATACATTCCCAGACGGAACGATTCTGAAGAAAGGAATGAAAATCATCTACGCAATATACGCAATGGGAAGAATGGAAGCGATTTGGGGGAAAGATTGTCGCGAATTCAAACCTGAGAGATGGATGAGAGACGGTCGATTCATGAGCGAATCGGTGTATCGATTCACCGCCTTCAATGGGGGCCCTCGGCTGTGTCTTGGAAAAGATTTTGCGTATTATCAAATGAAATACGTGGCGGCTTCTATCATCAGCCGGTACCGGGTGGCGGTGGTGGCGGGGCATCCGGTGGAGCCGAAGCTTTCCCTAACTTTCTACATGAAGAAGGGGTTGAAGGTCAATTTGATTAAACGAGAAGAGGGGCAAATTCGGAAATACATGAAGTTAAATTGA